A genomic stretch from Candidatus Cloacimonadota bacterium includes:
- a CDS encoding cobalamin-binding protein, translating to MQILNQISEFLQQGDDEKVFDLTKQAIAENISPKEILDNGLIAGMNIIGEQFRKHEIFLPDVLMAAKAMYAGLDQLKPLLISEGIPTMGKIVIGTVQGDLHDIGKNLVGIMLKGAGFDVIDLGRDVPPEKFIETAKKENANLIGLSALLTTTMINMKKVVNLVRADGSDIKVIIGGAPVSKKYANEIGADAYAYDAGKAVEMVKEMI from the coding sequence ATGCAAATATTAAATCAAATTTCAGAATTTCTACAACAAGGAGACGATGAAAAAGTATTCGATCTAACGAAGCAGGCAATCGCGGAGAATATTTCTCCCAAAGAAATTCTCGATAACGGTTTGATCGCAGGAATGAACATTATCGGAGAGCAATTCCGCAAACACGAGATATTCCTTCCAGATGTTCTGATGGCTGCCAAAGCAATGTATGCCGGACTCGATCAATTAAAACCACTTCTGATTTCCGAAGGAATCCCAACTATGGGTAAAATCGTGATTGGAACTGTGCAGGGAGATCTTCACGATATTGGGAAAAATCTGGTCGGAATTATGTTGAAAGGAGCAGGCTTTGATGTTATCGATCTCGGAAGAGATGTTCCTCCGGAAAAATTTATTGAAACTGCGAAAAAGGAAAACGCAAATTTGATCGGGCTGTCAGCTCTGCTGACAACAACAATGATCAATATGAAGAAAGTAGTAAATCTGGTCAGAGCAGATGGCTCGGATATCAAAGTGATCATCGGTGGAGCTCCTGTTTCAAAAAAATATGCAAATGAGATCGGAGCAGATGCCTATGCTTATGATGCTGGAAAAGCAGTCGAGATGGTGAAGGAGATGATATAA
- a CDS encoding 5-methyltetrahydrofolate--homocysteine methyltransferase — MENMLTELTNKILVGDGAMGTMLFQKGLKQGDAPETVCLNNPEVLEEIAKIYLDAGADIIETNTFGGSPLKLSDYNLQDKTGEINRIAVERVRKAVGEEAYISGSVGPSGKMLKPFGDADPEDIYQSFRRQIKVLIESGIDIICIETMIDLNEAILAIKAVKSISQKIPIITTMTFNETPRGFFTIMGNDIETVSEKLEENRADIIGSNCGNGIENMIKIAHEFKKYTKLPIIIQSNAGLPELKKGKIFYSETPEFFAEKTMELIAAGVSIIGGCCGTTPKHIQAIRKVVDNHI, encoded by the coding sequence ATGGAAAATATGTTAACAGAATTAACCAACAAAATCCTTGTTGGTGACGGAGCAATGGGAACAATGCTTTTCCAAAAAGGATTAAAGCAGGGAGATGCTCCGGAAACTGTCTGTTTGAACAATCCTGAAGTATTGGAAGAAATCGCAAAAATCTATTTGGATGCCGGAGCAGATATCATTGAAACGAATACATTCGGCGGTTCTCCACTTAAATTATCCGACTACAATTTGCAGGATAAAACAGGGGAAATAAATCGGATTGCAGTTGAAAGAGTTAGGAAAGCCGTCGGAGAAGAAGCTTACATTTCCGGTTCTGTCGGTCCTTCGGGAAAAATGCTGAAACCTTTTGGTGATGCTGATCCGGAAGATATTTATCAAAGTTTCAGAAGGCAGATCAAAGTTCTGATCGAATCCGGTATTGATATCATCTGCATCGAGACAATGATAGATTTGAATGAAGCAATCTTAGCAATAAAGGCAGTTAAATCCATCTCCCAAAAAATTCCGATCATCACAACTATGACCTTCAACGAGACTCCACGAGGATTCTTTACAATTATGGGAAATGATATCGAAACTGTGTCAGAAAAATTAGAAGAAAATAGAGCAGATATTATCGGTTCAAATTGCGGGAATGGAATCGAGAACATGATCAAAATTGCTCATGAATTTAAGAAATACACCAAACTTCCGATCATTATCCAGTCCAATGCAGGTCTTCCCGAACTGAAAAAAGGTAAAATCTTCTATTCCGAAACTCCTGAATTTTTTGCAGAAAAGACGATGGAATTGATCGCTGCCGGAGTTTCCATTATTGGAGGTTGCTGCGGAACAACTCCCAAACATATTCAGGCAATTCGGAAAGTTGTTGACAATCATATTTAA